The following are encoded together in the Micromonospora lupini genome:
- a CDS encoding carboxymuconolactone decarboxylase family protein, whose protein sequence is MSVFTEHTAETAPAAARRTVEGVQGRFGWLPTGVALMAESPQLLTGFFTANAGFEQTDLTPLEREVVVLAVATTYECHVCVALHTGTLTRLGASTELITALRSATELPEPRLEALRRFTLAVLEHRGAVPDDQLDDFLAAGYQTRHALDVVLGVGAYTISTFANRLTRAPLDPPLAAHAWTPAS, encoded by the coding sequence GTGTCCGTCTTCACCGAGCACACAGCCGAAACCGCACCCGCCGCCGCCCGTCGGACCGTCGAGGGGGTGCAGGGCCGGTTCGGCTGGCTGCCAACCGGGGTGGCGCTGATGGCCGAGTCACCACAACTGCTCACCGGCTTCTTCACCGCAAACGCGGGGTTCGAGCAGACCGATCTCACCCCGCTGGAGCGGGAGGTGGTCGTCCTCGCCGTCGCCACCACCTACGAGTGCCACGTCTGCGTCGCCCTGCACACCGGCACGCTCACCCGACTCGGTGCGAGCACCGAGCTGATCACCGCGCTGCGTTCCGCGACCGAGCTGCCCGAACCACGGCTGGAGGCGCTTCGCCGGTTCACGCTGGCCGTCCTGGAGCACCGGGGGGCGGTGCCCGACGACCAGTTGGACGACTTCCTGGCCGCCGGCTATCAGACCCGGCACGCGCTGGACGTGGTGCTCGGCGTCGGGGCGTACACCATCTCGACCTTCGCCAACCGACTCACCCGCGCGCCGCTCGACCCGCCACTTGCCGCCCACGCCTGGACGCCCGCCTCCTGA
- a CDS encoding alpha/beta fold hydrolase: MGAERVPAGFTEQRARVGQISMNYVRGGSGPPLVLLHGYPQCWHMWRHLLPELGRSFDVVAPDLRGFGDSDAPPGGYDKKTVAADLHGLLDQLGLVGDLRLVGHDLGTMVAYAYAAAHPQRVIRLVLSEAPIPDESIYTFPALTQAGPGVWNFGFFSLGNGLPEDLVSGRESLWVDRFTDALMVRKGSIAAPDIEEFASHLRDPAHLRASFAYFRAFEQDIADNAEHLSTKLTMPVLAVGAAASLGGQVAEQVRRYADTVRGEVVEDCGHWLYEERPDEMLALLRDFLQAT; the protein is encoded by the coding sequence ATGGGCGCGGAGCGGGTTCCCGCGGGGTTCACCGAGCAGCGGGCGCGGGTCGGCCAGATCAGCATGAACTACGTCCGGGGCGGCAGTGGCCCGCCACTGGTGCTGCTGCACGGCTACCCGCAGTGCTGGCACATGTGGCGGCACCTGCTGCCCGAGCTGGGACGCTCCTTCGACGTGGTCGCACCCGACCTGCGCGGGTTCGGGGACAGCGACGCCCCGCCCGGCGGGTACGACAAGAAGACCGTCGCCGCCGACCTGCACGGCCTGCTCGACCAGCTCGGCCTGGTCGGTGACCTCCGGCTGGTCGGGCACGACCTGGGGACCATGGTGGCGTACGCGTACGCCGCCGCCCATCCGCAGCGCGTGATTCGACTGGTGCTCAGCGAGGCGCCGATCCCCGACGAGAGCATCTACACCTTCCCCGCGCTCACCCAGGCCGGGCCCGGGGTGTGGAACTTCGGCTTCTTCTCCCTCGGCAACGGGCTCCCGGAGGACCTGGTCAGTGGGCGGGAGTCGCTCTGGGTGGACCGGTTCACCGACGCGCTGATGGTGCGCAAGGGCAGCATCGCCGCGCCCGACATCGAGGAGTTCGCCAGCCACCTGCGCGACCCGGCGCATCTGCGGGCCAGCTTCGCCTACTTCCGGGCGTTCGAGCAGGACATCGCCGACAACGCCGAGCACCTGTCGACGAAGCTGACGATGCCGGTACTTGCCGTCGGCGCAGCGGCCAGCCTCGGTGGACAGGTCGCCGAACAGGTTCGCCGGTACGCGGACACGGTCCGCGGCGAGGTGGTCGAGGACTGCGGGCACTGGCTGTACGAGGAGCGCCCGGACGAGATGCTCGCCCTGCTGCGCGACTTCCTGCAGGCGACCTGA
- a CDS encoding helix-turn-helix domain-containing protein — protein MTSVVSTATLIREQLRRSRLAAGLSQEEYGKKAHYSPSMVSSVELGHTVPNEAYLKRADEVLDTGGLLTSLRDLGRRDREPVWFRPWLEVERVATQLRCFGATMIPGLLQTADYARAVFQLDLGLTAERVEELVAARLERQAILDREHPPQLTAVIDEAALQRFAEGCAGVLADQLRHLVACARRPHIRVHVLPQQVGLHAGLFGPFILGRTTDGSWLGFLDNQTGGTAVDDIFEVATLLGRWESLRSDALPRQQSIDLLEEIVKPWI, from the coding sequence GTGACCTCAGTGGTGTCCACGGCGACGCTTATCCGGGAGCAGCTCCGACGGTCGCGGCTCGCGGCCGGGCTGAGTCAGGAGGAGTACGGAAAGAAGGCGCACTATTCACCGTCCATGGTGTCCTCGGTCGAGCTGGGCCACACGGTGCCCAACGAGGCGTATCTGAAGCGGGCCGACGAGGTGCTCGACACGGGTGGCCTGCTGACCTCGCTGCGAGATCTGGGTCGGCGCGACAGGGAGCCGGTGTGGTTCCGCCCCTGGCTGGAGGTCGAGCGGGTCGCCACCCAGTTGCGCTGCTTCGGGGCGACGATGATCCCCGGGTTGTTGCAGACCGCCGACTACGCCCGTGCGGTGTTCCAGCTCGACCTGGGTCTCACCGCCGAACGAGTGGAGGAGTTGGTGGCCGCCCGGCTGGAGCGGCAGGCGATCCTCGACCGGGAGCATCCGCCGCAGCTCACCGCCGTGATCGACGAGGCCGCGTTGCAGCGCTTCGCGGAGGGCTGCGCGGGCGTGCTGGCCGATCAGCTGCGGCACCTGGTGGCGTGCGCCCGCCGTCCGCACATCCGGGTGCACGTGCTGCCGCAGCAGGTTGGGTTGCACGCCGGCCTGTTCGGGCCGTTCATCCTGGGCCGCACCACCGACGGCAGTTGGCTCGGCTTCCTCGACAACCAGACCGGCGGCACCGCCGTGGACGACATCTTCGAGGTGGCGACCCTGCTCGGAAGGTGGGAGAGTCTGCGCAGTGACGCGCTGCCCCGGCAGCAGTCCATCGACCTGCTCGAGGAGATCGTGAAGCCATGGATCTGA
- a CDS encoding DUF397 domain-containing protein, which yields MTGARWHKSTRSGNDAGACVEVADNLPGRVHVRDSKDRDGGLLTFTPAAWRAFVELARTH from the coding sequence CTGACCGGAGCCCGCTGGCACAAGTCCACCCGGAGCGGCAACGACGCCGGCGCGTGCGTCGAGGTCGCCGACAACCTGCCCGGCCGGGTGCACGTCCGCGATTCCAAGGACCGCGACGGCGGCCTGTTGACCTTCACACCGGCCGCGTGGCGGGCTTTCGTCGAGCTGGCCCGCACCCACTGA
- a CDS encoding menaquinone biosynthesis decarboxylase has protein sequence MAARGFPYTDLKDFLAALERAGELRRVDVPVDPTLEISEVVTRTVRAGGPALLFEHPTRGEMPLAINLFGTEKRMAMALGVDSLDEIGARIGALIKPELPVGWSGIREGLGKVMQLKSVPPRKVKTAPCQEVVYRGDDVDLNRLPGLQVWPDDGGIFHNYGLTHTKHPETGKRNLGLYRLQQHGRNTLGMHWQIHKDSTAHHAVAERLGQRLPVAVAIGCDPVVSYAASAPLPGDIDEYLFAGFLRGERVEMVDCLTVPLQVPAHAQIVLEGYLEPGERLPEGPFGDHTGFYTPVEPFPVLHIEAMTMQRNPVYHSIVTSKPPQEDHGLGKATERIFQPLLKLMIPDIVDYDLPAAGVFHNCAIVSIRKRYPKHAQKVMNAIWGAHLMSLTKLIVIVDEDCDVHDYNEVAFRAFGNVDYARDLLLTEGPVDHLDHSSYQQFWGGKAGVDATRKLPTEGYTRGWPEEMSMAPEVTALVDKRWKEYGI, from the coding sequence ATGGCGGCTCGTGGCTTCCCGTACACCGATCTCAAGGACTTTCTCGCGGCGCTGGAGCGCGCGGGGGAGCTGCGGCGGGTCGACGTCCCCGTCGACCCGACCCTGGAGATCAGCGAGGTCGTCACCCGCACGGTGCGCGCCGGCGGGCCGGCGCTGCTCTTCGAGCACCCCACCCGGGGCGAGATGCCGCTGGCGATCAACCTGTTCGGCACCGAGAAGCGGATGGCGATGGCCCTCGGCGTCGATTCGCTCGACGAGATCGGCGCCCGGATCGGCGCGCTGATCAAGCCCGAGCTGCCGGTCGGCTGGTCGGGCATCCGCGAGGGGCTCGGCAAGGTCATGCAGCTCAAGTCGGTGCCGCCGCGCAAGGTGAAGACCGCGCCCTGCCAGGAGGTCGTCTACCGCGGTGACGACGTCGACCTGAACCGGCTGCCGGGATTGCAGGTCTGGCCCGACGACGGGGGCATCTTCCACAACTACGGGCTGACCCACACGAAGCACCCGGAGACCGGCAAGCGCAACCTGGGCCTCTACCGGCTCCAGCAGCACGGCCGCAACACCCTGGGCATGCACTGGCAGATCCACAAGGACTCGACAGCACACCACGCGGTCGCCGAGCGGCTCGGGCAGCGCCTGCCGGTCGCGGTCGCGATCGGTTGCGACCCGGTCGTCTCGTACGCGGCAAGCGCGCCGCTGCCCGGCGACATCGACGAGTACCTGTTCGCGGGGTTCCTGCGCGGCGAGCGGGTGGAGATGGTCGACTGCCTGACCGTCCCGTTGCAGGTGCCGGCGCACGCGCAGATCGTGCTGGAGGGCTACCTGGAGCCCGGCGAGCGGCTGCCCGAGGGGCCGTTCGGCGACCACACCGGCTTCTACACCCCGGTCGAACCGTTCCCCGTGCTGCACATCGAGGCGATGACCATGCAGCGCAACCCCGTCTACCACTCGATCGTCACCTCCAAGCCGCCGCAGGAGGACCACGGCCTCGGCAAGGCCACCGAGCGGATCTTCCAGCCGCTGCTCAAGCTGATGATCCCGGACATCGTCGACTACGACCTGCCGGCCGCCGGGGTGTTCCACAACTGCGCGATCGTGTCGATCCGGAAGCGCTACCCGAAGCACGCGCAGAAGGTGATGAACGCGATCTGGGGCGCACACCTCATGTCGCTCACCAAGTTGATCGTGATCGTCGACGAGGACTGCGACGTGCACGACTACAACGAGGTCGCCTTCCGGGCGTTCGGCAACGTCGACTACGCCCGCGACCTGCTGCTCACCGAGGGGCCGGTGGACCACCTCGACCACTCGTCGTACCAGCAGTTCTGGGGCGGCAAGGCCGGCGTCGACGCGACCCGCAAGCTGCCCACCGAGGGCTACACCCGCGGTTGGCCGGAGGAGATGAGCATGGCACCGGAGGTCACGGCCCTTGTCGACAAGCGCTGGAAGGAGTACGGAATCTGA
- the mqnP gene encoding menaquinone biosynthesis prenyltransferase MqnP, which produces MAVLDAPVQKPSRVKSFLKLVAIEHSVFALPFAYLSALTAMQVNGGHVRWLDLLLITVAMVGARTFAMAANRILDRRIDARNPRTAGRELVTGAVSVRTAWTGAAVALVVFLAAAALLNPLCLVLAPLAVVPLVVYPYGKRFTNWPHAILAIAQAVGPVGAWLAVTGTLGGSWPAWLLGAAVGLWIGGFDLIYACQDSEIDQEIGVHSVPARYGRRFALHASTVAHVVTFGLFIWFGALIGFGWLWWIGLALTAVAFAYQHLVVSPTDLSKVNRAFFTANGFVGIALFVFALLDLVIRLDLRP; this is translated from the coding sequence ATGGCCGTCCTCGACGCACCAGTGCAGAAGCCGAGCCGGGTCAAGTCCTTCCTCAAGCTCGTCGCGATCGAGCACTCCGTGTTCGCGTTGCCGTTCGCCTACCTCTCGGCCCTGACCGCCATGCAGGTCAACGGCGGCCATGTGCGGTGGCTCGACCTGCTGCTGATCACCGTGGCGATGGTCGGGGCGCGGACGTTCGCGATGGCCGCCAACCGGATCCTCGACAGGCGCATCGACGCGCGGAACCCGCGTACCGCCGGACGGGAACTGGTCACCGGGGCGGTGAGCGTGCGGACGGCCTGGACCGGCGCGGCCGTCGCGCTTGTGGTCTTCCTCGCCGCCGCCGCGCTGCTCAACCCGCTCTGCCTGGTGCTGGCGCCGCTCGCCGTGGTGCCGCTCGTCGTCTACCCGTACGGCAAGCGGTTCACCAACTGGCCGCACGCCATCCTCGCGATCGCCCAGGCGGTCGGCCCGGTCGGCGCCTGGCTGGCGGTCACCGGCACCCTGGGCGGCTCGTGGCCGGCCTGGCTGCTCGGCGCGGCGGTCGGCCTGTGGATCGGCGGCTTCGACCTCATCTACGCCTGCCAGGACTCCGAGATCGACCAGGAGATCGGCGTGCACAGCGTGCCCGCCCGGTACGGCAGGCGCTTCGCCCTGCACGCCTCCACAGTCGCGCACGTGGTGACGTTCGGGCTGTTCATCTGGTTCGGCGCGCTGATCGGGTTCGGCTGGCTCTGGTGGATCGGGCTGGCGTTGACGGCTGTCGCGTTCGCCTACCAGCACCTGGTGGTCAGCCCGACCGACCTCAGCAAGGTCAACCGGGCGTTCTTCACGGCCAACGGCTTCGTCGGCATCGCGCTGTTCGTGTTCGCCCTGCTCGACCTGGTGATCCGCCTCGACCTGCGTCCGTAG